The sequence below is a genomic window from Plasmodium cynomolgi strain B DNA, chromosome 4, whole genome shotgun sequence.
CACTTAGCAGTATAGTCCGGGGGATTTACAAATTTAATTACGATGTAGAATCATAAGAATATAGTAgaaatgcatatgtatgtgttttCTATTCCTCAAAtggattatttaaaatgttcaattttttctacatatacTCAGTGATGCACCTTGGGTGTTAATGTGACATTTCTTAACATAATTCAAGTCTATAGAAAAAGGTcggttcttcatttttcagTTCCCAATTATTTTAGGTGCATATCgcacacttttttaacaaaattgaattaGCAAACGTATGTATATCATACTgttcataataattttcagAGATGCAACTATTTTTACTCTAATTCTGGGGCTCTGTTATGACCCAATGTGTGCATGGATCTAAAATGTATACTAAAAGTTTAggtaaaacgaaaaaacgggAAGCATTTGTGTTTTCCTAATCCAGTTATAACGTTCATTCGAGGCAGTTTTGTTAAATTCCTTTTCTTACCATTTTACCTTATTTGGTGCAATTACACAGATCTGCGCAtatgcccctttttcaaCGAAAAgaacttttattttgttttattacatttttgattatatttaattttaatttaaaaaatgttttttaaaatgtatctATAATCTATTACTACACGTTACACTGTACCTTTCTGATACTCATCCATTatgaaataggaaaaaacagaatacaagcaaaaaaaaaaaaaattatatatatagatatatataaaataaaaaatagNNNNNNNNNNNNNNNNNNNNNNNNNNNNNNNNNNNNNNNNNNNNNNNNNNNNNNNNNNNNNNNNNNNNNNNNNNNNNNNNNNNNNNNNNNNNNNNNNNNNNNNNNNNNNNNNNNNNNNNNNNNNNNNNNNNNNNNNNNNNNNNNNNNNNNNNNNNNNNNNTTTCGcttttttggagggggaTACACAGTTGAATTTTATTACTTATAATCTGTCAATTGTATTTCTATATGATATattctattatttttatttgatttaaaTCCCATTTTAGCTTCTTGCGCATATATTCCTATATGTTCATAATTGAATTTTATCGCATTTCCATAACAAAATTTCTCATTTAGACAACACTAATACGTTTTAATGTTTTATCTCCTCACTCTTTGTTATGGAATACGCTATCTTTGTTTATTCTTTTGTTACTCATTTTTAGCTTGCTCTTTCGTAGATGTTTCCGTTGTGGATAGTTCACTTTTGGAGGGCTCATCTTTGGATTGTTCATTAGATGCCTGCTGTTCTGTTGAtgcttgttttttctttaattccTCCTGTGATTGTTCGTTTAATGGACGTACTTTTGATGGATCAGGTGAGCCAggttcttttcttttgacTGGTTGTCTTCCTCTTAGGGGTGGTCCATATgccttcttttcttcatccttagGTTCTCTTCTTCTGATTGGTTGTCTTCCTCTTGGAGGTTTTTCATATGCCGtcatttcttcatcattAGGTTCTCTTCTTCTGACTGGTTGTCTTCCTCTTGAAGGTTGTCCATATGCCATCATTTCATCATCCTTAGGTTCTCTTCTTCTAACTGGGCGTCCTCCTCTTGGTGGTGGTCCGTATGATCTCATATCGTCTCCTGGGTGTTGTCTTCTGCCTGGATGGCGCCCATTTGGTGACGGGCGTGCTCTGTTATTTTCTGGTTCTTCGTACCCTATTCGTCTACCACGTGTTCCAAAATTTCCATTATATACTTCTGGTGCGTCAATTTCTTCgtattcttttattataGTAGGATATTCATCGTTTGCTTTGCTATcacgttttttctttctgtaAGATTCCTTTTCGCATGCATCTAACGAACCAGGTAGCTTATTTTTTAGTGACCCCccttcatcatcatcatcttcctcttcctcatcatcTTGCCTTTTGTTCAAATTCATGTGgaatctttttttcaataagAAAATATCAGGTCCATTTGCACCAGTATATGGATTCACTTCGTAAGGGCACTTTTCTCTGAATCCGTAATTTGCTGCTTCGTACTTTTCATCACAATCTTTATTTCCATCTTCCACGTTTTCCTTTAGTTTGTAATGCTTcgattcatatttttcttcatactcTTTAAAGCCGCCACGGGTAACTTCCTTTACTACGCGTGTTCTGAGTGGAGGGTTGTACTTTCCCGGTCTTCGTACTACTGCCAAGGATCTGCTGCAAGTGAACTGTAGCGCACTTTGAAGGTCATACTTCTGGTCACTCCTCCTGTGAcatttttgctaaaaaaaatgagtaaacAGTtataaaattggaaaaaatgaatagttAATTTTGGGGACTAACGAACATGCTACGAAGGTACTTGCACGGATATAAGTATGCGCACAAGTATTTACACATCGTGTACTACACAATGGTGCACGAACTTGAGcagctttctttttcttttcttacGTAATTATAACAATTTAGCAACAAAATTAgaagatagaaaaaaattgttccacAGAGAAACTggaaaatgttaattttctCTGTAACGCTGTATCTCTTAAAAGTAGCCATATTTGTGTACCCAAAAAATCGATTTCATGTAAGGATTACTTGTACTAAATATGTTACTTTTTAATTCGTTAATTTTACCTCTTGTGTGTGTGATTTTATTGGTTTAAATCTGTAAGCATTTACAGATTAGTTGCAGTGTAAAGTTACGATACgcataaaaggaataaactGAGAGTTTAAATTGGGAGTTTCCACTTAAAAACCAATTATGAAAACAGGTAATTAATGTTCACGTTTGATTAATTTATcactattaaaaaatatatatgcatatacatatatg
It includes:
- a CDS encoding histidine-rich knob protein homolog KPRPC (putative), which translates into the protein MATFKRYSVTEKINIFQFLCGTIFFYLLILLLNCYNYQKCHRRSDQKYDLQSALQFTCSRSLAVVRRPGKYNPPLRTRVVKEVTRGGFKEYEEKYESKHYKLKENVEDGNKDCDEKYEAANYGFREKCPYEVNPYTGANGPDIFLLKKRFHMNLNKRQDDEEEEDDDDEGGSLKNKLPGSLDACEKESYRKKKRDSKANDEYPTIIKEYEEIDAPEVYNGNFGTRGRRIGYEEPENNRARPSPNGRHPGRRQHPGDDMRSYGPPPRGGRPVRRREPKDDEMMAYGQPSRGRQPVRRREPNDEEMTAYEKPPRGRQPIRRREPKDEEKKAYGPPLRGRQPVKRKEPGSPDPSKVRPLNEQSQEELKKKQASTEQQASNEQSKDEPSKSELSTTETSTKEQAKNE